The Diaphorobacter ruginosibacter genome contains a region encoding:
- a CDS encoding ABC transporter permease: MTVDLTAHLTATTTTPATAPTTSAGPRPPSRGTEVGNPTDLHHPSRHKALPAVAPYRSLRPRPVRWWSLVFVAAWLALWWLATEQRWVAPLFLPPPEAVLKAFGQAVRGDQGGDPLWVHAQWSSLRVFGAFILAVLTAVPVGIAMGVNRWAQALLDPLLEFYRPLPPLAYLPLIVIWLGIDEASKWLLIYLACFAPIALAARSGTHNATAEQINALRSLGATHWQMLRYVIIPAALPDILVGLRIAMGFAWTTLVAAEMVAATQGLGQMVLNASNFLRTDIVVMGIFVIGTIALVLDALLRRLEQWLLPWHGR; the protein is encoded by the coding sequence ATGACCGTAGACCTGACTGCACACCTGACGGCGACCACGACGACCCCAGCGACCGCCCCCACCACCTCTGCCGGTCCACGCCCGCCCTCGCGCGGGACGGAGGTCGGCAACCCGACGGACCTGCATCACCCGTCCCGCCACAAGGCACTTCCCGCCGTTGCACCGTATCGCAGCTTGCGCCCCCGCCCTGTGCGCTGGTGGAGCCTGGTGTTCGTGGCCGCGTGGCTCGCGCTGTGGTGGCTGGCGACGGAGCAGCGCTGGGTGGCCCCCCTGTTCCTGCCGCCCCCCGAAGCCGTTCTCAAGGCCTTCGGTCAGGCCGTCCGGGGGGACCAGGGCGGCGACCCGCTGTGGGTGCATGCGCAGTGGAGCAGCCTGCGTGTGTTCGGTGCCTTCATCCTCGCGGTCCTCACGGCCGTGCCCGTGGGCATTGCCATGGGTGTCAATCGCTGGGCCCAGGCACTGCTCGATCCATTGCTGGAGTTCTACCGCCCATTGCCGCCCTTGGCCTATCTCCCGTTGATCGTGATCTGGCTGGGGATCGACGAGGCCTCGAAATGGCTGCTGATCTACCTGGCCTGCTTCGCACCCATCGCCCTCGCGGCGCGCTCGGGCACGCACAACGCCACCGCGGAACAGATCAACGCACTGCGCTCGCTGGGCGCAACGCACTGGCAGATGCTGCGCTACGTGATCATTCCCGCCGCGTTACCCGACATCCTCGTAGGCCTGCGCATCGCCATGGGCTTTGCCTGGACCACCCTGGTCGCGGCCGAAATGGTGGCCGCCACGCAAGGCCTGGGCCAGATGGTGCTCAATGCCTCCAACTTCCTGCGCACCGATATCGTGGTGATGGGCATCTTCGTGATCGGCACGATCGCCCTGGTGCTGGACGCCTTGCTGCGCAGGCTGGAGCAGTGGCTCCTGCCGTGGCATGGGCGCTAG
- the tauD gene encoding taurine dioxygenase yields the protein MEIQTLGPALGALIHGIDLTRPITDPQQSALHAALLRHQVLFFENQPITPGQQRDLAARFGALHIHPVYRNVPEVPEIIVLDTDDDNPPDNDNWHTDITFTETPAQAAILSAQQLPPAGGDTLWASSSAAYEALSAPYRHMLEGLHAEHDFLKSFPAWRFARTPEERVRWEAARDRHRPVLHPVVRTHPETGRQALFVNEGFTTRIVELGASESDAVLRQLFAHMARPEFVVRWRWKRHDLAFWDNRITQHYACANYLPHRRVMHRATVLGDRPFHRAGSGQSGDSGRLHA from the coding sequence ATGGAAATCCAGACCCTCGGCCCGGCCCTCGGAGCCCTGATCCACGGCATCGACCTCACCCGCCCCATCACCGACCCGCAGCAATCGGCCCTGCATGCCGCGCTGCTCAGGCACCAGGTGCTGTTCTTCGAGAACCAGCCCATCACGCCCGGGCAGCAGCGGGATCTTGCCGCGCGGTTTGGCGCGCTGCACATCCATCCGGTCTACCGCAATGTCCCCGAGGTGCCCGAGATCATCGTGCTCGATACCGACGACGACAACCCGCCGGATAACGACAACTGGCACACCGACATCACGTTCACCGAGACGCCGGCGCAGGCCGCGATCCTGTCCGCGCAGCAGCTTCCCCCGGCGGGCGGCGACACGCTATGGGCCAGCAGCAGCGCAGCCTACGAAGCGCTCTCCGCGCCGTATCGCCACATGCTCGAAGGCCTGCATGCCGAACACGACTTTCTCAAGTCATTCCCGGCATGGCGCTTCGCGCGCACGCCCGAGGAGCGCGTGCGATGGGAGGCCGCGCGCGACAGGCATCGCCCCGTGCTGCACCCGGTGGTGCGCACGCATCCGGAAACGGGACGGCAGGCGCTGTTCGTGAATGAGGGGTTCACGACACGCATCGTCGAGCTGGGTGCGTCGGAGAGCGATGCCGTACTGCGCCAGTTGTTTGCCCACATGGCCAGGCCGGAGTTCGTTGTGCGCTGGCGCTGGAAGCGCCACGACCTGGCGTTCTGGGACAACCGCATCACGCAGCACTACGCCTGCGCGAACTATCTGCCCCATCGGCGGGTGATGCACCGGGCGACGGTGCTGGGCGACCGGCCGTTCCATCGGGCCGGTAGTGGCCAGTCAGGCGACAGCGGCCGCTTGCACGCGTGA
- a CDS encoding taurine ABC transporter ATP-binding protein, with product MPPSHDELKNGQEVRGLEVRDLSVRYEGAPADDRTALALHDVHLKIERGEFVVAVGASGCGKTTLLNCIAGFTSPSAGSIRWNGKAVVDASAERGVVFQKHALLPWLNVIDNVALGLRLRGVPREERMRLAREQLLHVGLADRARAFPWQLSGGMQQRVGIARALANNADLLLMDEPMGALDVFTREALQELILRLWAHEQRTVFFITHDVEEALFLASRIIVMSPRPGRITDSLPVDFGRRHLAGMPAREVKSLPEFIAMREHLMRAITEASLPATA from the coding sequence GTGCCGCCCAGCCATGATGAACTGAAGAACGGCCAGGAGGTTCGTGGCCTGGAAGTTCGTGACCTGTCGGTGCGCTACGAGGGCGCGCCGGCCGATGACCGCACCGCCCTCGCCCTGCACGATGTGCACCTGAAGATCGAGCGCGGTGAATTCGTCGTCGCGGTCGGTGCATCGGGTTGCGGCAAGACCACGCTGCTCAACTGCATCGCGGGCTTCACCTCGCCTTCGGCGGGCAGCATCCGGTGGAATGGCAAGGCCGTCGTGGATGCGAGCGCAGAGCGCGGCGTGGTGTTCCAGAAACATGCGCTGCTGCCCTGGCTCAACGTAATCGACAACGTGGCCCTGGGCCTGCGGCTGCGCGGCGTGCCGCGCGAAGAGCGCATGCGCCTGGCGCGCGAGCAGCTCTTGCATGTGGGCCTGGCCGATCGGGCCAGGGCCTTCCCGTGGCAGCTCTCGGGCGGCATGCAGCAGCGCGTGGGCATTGCGCGGGCGCTCGCCAACAACGCCGACCTGCTGCTCATGGACGAGCCCATGGGCGCGCTCGACGTGTTCACGCGCGAGGCGCTTCAGGAACTGATCCTCAGGCTGTGGGCCCATGAGCAGCGCACCGTCTTCTTCATCACGCACGATGTCGAGGAAGCCCTGTTCCTCGCCTCGCGCATCATCGTCATGAGCCCGAGGCCCGGGCGCATCACCGACAGCCTGCCCGTCGATTTCGGTCGCCGCCATCTCGCGGGGATGCCCGCGCGCGAGGTCAAGTCGCTGCCCGAATTCATCGCCATGCGCGAGCATCTCATGCGCGCCATCACCGAAGCGTCCTTGCCCGCCACGGCCTGA
- a CDS encoding FABP family protein, with amino-acid sequence MSEYPADIYTEPEPSTDTLGNLGPLSGMAGIWTGTRGLDVNPKADGPEKQAFIEHMQLHPIDAQTNGPQLFYGLRYHTQIFKPDDPETFHDQVGYWLWEPATGTIIQTLTIPRGQTAMAVGKAAADATSFTLEAVRGSLTNGISSNPFLEYAFRTESYRVTVTKHADGTWSYDQTTTLVTPDRKEPFPHTDRNTLRKIGECTLNPTALAALKQAAGSTQA; translated from the coding sequence GTGAGCGAATACCCAGCCGACATCTATACCGAACCGGAACCCAGCACCGATACGCTGGGCAACCTGGGGCCTCTGAGCGGCATGGCAGGCATCTGGACGGGCACGCGAGGCCTCGATGTGAACCCCAAGGCGGATGGCCCGGAGAAGCAGGCCTTCATCGAGCACATGCAGCTGCATCCCATCGATGCCCAGACCAACGGGCCGCAGCTCTTCTACGGTTTGCGCTACCACACGCAGATCTTCAAGCCGGATGATCCGGAGACCTTCCACGACCAGGTGGGCTACTGGCTGTGGGAGCCTGCCACCGGCACCATCATCCAGACACTGACCATCCCCCGCGGCCAGACCGCGATGGCGGTGGGCAAGGCTGCGGCCGATGCCACCAGCTTCACGCTGGAGGCCGTGCGCGGCTCGCTCACCAACGGCATCTCGTCCAATCCATTCCTCGAATATGCCTTCAGGACGGAGAGCTACCGCGTCACCGTGACCAAGCATGCCGACGGAACCTGGTCCTACGACCAGACCACGACGCTCGTCACCCCGGACCGCAAGGAGCCGTTCCCCCACACCGACCGCAACACGCTGCGCAAGATCGGTGAGTGCACGCTGAACCCCACGGCGCTGGCGGCCCTCAAGCAAGCGGCGGGCAGCACACAGGCATGA
- a CDS encoding uracil-DNA glycosylase family protein produces the protein MTTAPASPADHPLAAAIRQCRICVEHPDKGRPLDHEPRPVLQVSRTARICIAGQAPGIRAHESGIPFSDPSGVRLRQWMGIDEPTFYDASRIAILPMGFCFPGFDAHGGDLPPRPECARTWQTRLMAELPDLQLLLLVGGYAQRWHLKRMQAPPELARLGVNDTVMHWREIHDNPALVPRCIVLPHPSWRNSGWLNRNPWFEAELLAELRRAVHGLLHAPA, from the coding sequence ATGACCACAGCCCCCGCGTCGCCTGCAGATCACCCGCTCGCGGCCGCCATACGCCAGTGCAGGATCTGCGTCGAGCACCCCGACAAGGGGCGCCCGCTGGACCACGAACCGCGCCCGGTGCTCCAGGTCTCGCGCACGGCGCGCATCTGCATCGCAGGCCAGGCACCGGGCATCCGCGCGCACGAGAGCGGCATTCCGTTCTCCGACCCTTCGGGTGTTCGCCTGCGGCAATGGATGGGCATCGACGAGCCCACGTTCTATGACGCGAGCCGCATTGCCATCCTGCCGATGGGCTTCTGCTTTCCCGGCTTCGATGCGCATGGTGGCGACCTCCCGCCACGCCCCGAATGCGCGCGCACCTGGCAGACCAGGCTGATGGCCGAACTGCCCGATCTGCAACTGCTGCTGCTCGTGGGCGGCTACGCGCAGCGCTGGCACCTGAAGCGCATGCAGGCACCCCCGGAGCTCGCGCGGCTGGGCGTCAACGACACCGTCATGCACTGGCGCGAGATCCACGACAACCCGGCCCTCGTGCCGCGCTGCATCGTGCTGCCCCATCCCTCCTGGCGCAACAGCGGATGGCTGAATCGCAACCCATGGTTCGAGGCCGAGCTGCTGGCGGAGTTGCGGCGGGCGGTGCATGGATTGCTCCATGCACCCGCCTGA
- a CDS encoding helix-turn-helix transcriptional regulator codes for MADFSGIAEIREYTAYDPARAISTEVHAAVHRHLADNPLYRRRNAQATSISDLLTRRQWERTSLYGEAYSQVNQQDGLALDIDLGRGGMLTLNVTRASRGYTAAERMGMTLLGPHVQAQWRRLCLQQRSSAAAQRALSVHDAADVLSAREREVLQWVANGNTNAQIAALLEVSPGTVKRHLENIYRKLGAVNRQDALSRVQAAAVA; via the coding sequence GTGGCGGATTTCTCCGGGATTGCGGAGATCCGCGAATACACCGCTTACGATCCGGCGCGCGCGATCTCCACGGAAGTCCACGCCGCCGTGCACCGGCATCTTGCCGACAACCCGCTCTACCGCCGGCGCAATGCACAGGCCACCAGCATTTCCGATCTGCTGACGCGCCGCCAATGGGAACGGACCTCTCTGTATGGCGAGGCTTATTCGCAGGTCAACCAGCAGGACGGGCTCGCGCTCGACATCGACCTGGGCCGCGGAGGCATGCTGACCCTCAATGTCACGCGCGCCTCGCGCGGGTATACCGCTGCGGAGCGCATGGGGATGACCCTGCTCGGGCCGCATGTGCAGGCGCAATGGCGACGCCTGTGCCTGCAGCAGCGCAGCAGCGCGGCGGCACAGCGCGCGCTCTCCGTCCATGACGCCGCCGACGTGCTGAGCGCGCGCGAACGTGAGGTGCTGCAATGGGTTGCCAACGGCAACACCAACGCGCAGATCGCCGCCCTGCTGGAGGTGAGTCCGGGCACCGTCAAGCGGCACCTGGAAAACATCTACCGCAAGCTGGGCGCGGTCAACCGGCAGGACGCCCTGTCACGCGTGCAAGCGGCCGCTGTCGCCTGA
- the tauA gene encoding taurine ABC transporter substrate-binding protein, translating into MTAPSFSRMRRHLFAALLFAGSLTGACVVHAAGPKEVVIGYQDMVLPWRHAQETQAVEKATGYKITYRKLASGAEVTRALASGAIQIGEAGSSPFAAALSQGVPIQIFWIADNINNAEALVARRGSQVKTLADLKGRKIGIPHVSTSHFHALVALQAAGLNAKDVKILNLRPPEILAAWERGDIDAAFVWDPVLAKIKQSGDVLTTSGQIAAQTGKATFDALAVRTDFARDHDAFLQQFVKVLDASDRRYSSNPGAWTADSAEVKAVAKWSGAEPSSVPDSLKLYAFVPASEQAGPQWLGGGKNSVVARSLEATAQFLQSQGSVQQVLADYSVGVNDTWVRRAAQP; encoded by the coding sequence ATGACCGCTCCCTCCTTCAGCCGTATGCGCCGCCATCTCTTTGCCGCACTCCTTTTCGCGGGCTCGCTCACGGGCGCTTGCGTCGTACACGCCGCCGGGCCCAAGGAAGTCGTCATCGGCTACCAGGACATGGTTCTGCCGTGGCGCCATGCGCAGGAGACGCAGGCCGTCGAGAAAGCCACGGGCTACAAGATCACCTACCGCAAGCTCGCCAGCGGAGCGGAAGTCACGCGTGCGCTGGCGAGCGGCGCCATCCAGATCGGCGAGGCTGGTTCATCCCCGTTTGCCGCCGCACTGTCTCAGGGCGTGCCGATACAGATCTTCTGGATCGCCGACAACATCAACAATGCCGAGGCCCTCGTGGCCCGCAGGGGCAGCCAGGTGAAGACACTGGCAGACCTGAAGGGCCGGAAGATCGGTATCCCCCATGTATCCACCAGCCACTTCCATGCCCTGGTGGCGCTTCAGGCCGCGGGGCTCAACGCCAAGGACGTGAAGATCCTCAACCTGCGTCCGCCGGAAATCCTGGCGGCCTGGGAGCGGGGCGACATCGATGCCGCCTTCGTCTGGGACCCGGTGCTCGCAAAGATCAAGCAGAGCGGCGACGTTCTCACCACCTCGGGCCAGATCGCCGCGCAGACCGGCAAGGCCACGTTCGATGCGCTCGCCGTGCGCACCGATTTCGCGAGGGACCATGACGCATTTCTGCAGCAATTCGTGAAGGTGCTCGATGCCAGCGACCGTCGCTACAGCAGCAACCCCGGCGCATGGACGGCCGACTCCGCCGAGGTCAAGGCGGTCGCCAAATGGTCCGGCGCGGAACCCTCCAGCGTTCCGGACAGCCTGAAGCTCTATGCCTTCGTGCCCGCATCCGAACAGGCAGGCCCGCAATGGCTCGGCGGCGGCAAGAACTCGGTCGTGGCCCGGTCGCTAGAGGCCACGGCGCAGTTCCTGCAGTCGCAGGGCTCCGTGCAGCAGGTGCTTGCGGACTATTCCGTCGGCGTGAACGACACATGGGTGCGCCGTGCCGCCCAGCCATGA
- a CDS encoding IPTL-CTERM sorting domain-containing protein, which produces MQRHSRHATSRPSIRPTQLALALGGALLSLAAHDAHAAACAGTQVLYATHDAQDMVTSGKTGKLGWGDAVTLQNALAVANADTTLSQCYEVRIKQGVYKPATLDPAETNSGVINAALSMSFNIARPMLLKGGYTGSGDTRVIQADNTVLSGDIDGNDLVEGGITRSAEFADPSSPFAVSGDLKGNNSTAVVVVGPSVFSEPPGTPVSASFTSAPGESSFTQLEGLTITGGNSLGAASGTGLPIGGGLSCTAQMVPSLAGAPMAECSPALQSMRFSGNAGLVGSAVSLPMLTGANVTNLSIEQSTFSGNATAITGAVFAGWAGENATGSGTIRISRSTFSSNRSMGFGGAVTVFGTSSSTPLTLDINSSLFDGNIAGNGALALPFPATGGAIALSSSSGSVKARISGSTFRNNTAAMGGGAIAQFGANFLGNATAGSGDVQIESSTFSGNVAPLGGAIASLAMYSPVGSGGPVASRAHTLSITNSTFNANQAKNAAAPTGAPEGIGGAIANLTAFDGNTSAVTIRNSTFSGNTSDQQGSAVANTTWDMAGTSAPGTGRGQATLDIQSSILWPGASGTGPATVVFNGEGTATSSDPSSPPTNTITPTNPATGSATTVVAHSIIQGGWSATGSANLDADPLLAPLADNGGSTQTMLPARNSPAINAVACSVGGSTVDQRGEPRPDAAGSPCDIGAVELKVGTATGSTQTPDGTPVDVTLTNPGGGGGSTPSTCTLLPGSPSITAAPLTGAPAGFRFPYGQLRFTADHCPVGQPTQVTLQLPAGTQLPGNAQMFKKIGSEWVSWPATISGNTVRFTVTDSTDPSTAAATGDSDPTPGVITDPVLFAVPEGSGVTPTTTAVPTLSQWGLMALSGLLGLFAFGSARTGRQRRRG; this is translated from the coding sequence ATGCAAAGGCACTCGCGTCATGCCACGTCACGGCCCTCGATCCGTCCCACACAACTCGCGCTCGCCCTCGGCGGCGCACTGCTGTCGCTCGCGGCACACGATGCGCACGCGGCGGCATGCGCCGGCACCCAGGTGCTGTATGCCACCCACGACGCCCAGGACATGGTCACCTCCGGCAAGACGGGCAAGCTCGGCTGGGGGGATGCCGTCACGCTGCAGAACGCCCTGGCGGTGGCCAATGCGGACACGACGCTCAGCCAATGCTACGAGGTCCGCATCAAGCAGGGCGTGTACAAGCCCGCCACGCTGGATCCTGCGGAGACGAATTCGGGTGTCATCAATGCCGCGCTCTCCATGTCCTTCAACATTGCACGCCCCATGCTGCTCAAGGGCGGCTATACCGGCAGCGGCGACACGCGGGTGATCCAGGCGGACAACACCGTGCTGTCGGGCGACATCGATGGCAATGACCTGGTGGAAGGCGGGATTACACGCTCAGCGGAATTCGCGGATCCGAGTTCGCCTTTCGCCGTATCCGGTGATCTCAAGGGCAACAACTCCACCGCCGTCGTTGTCGTCGGCCCTTCCGTGTTCAGCGAACCGCCGGGCACACCCGTCAGCGCCTCGTTCACCAGCGCACCAGGGGAATCCAGCTTCACCCAACTGGAAGGACTGACCATCACCGGCGGAAACAGCTTGGGCGCAGCCAGCGGCACCGGGCTGCCCATAGGCGGAGGACTCTCCTGCACGGCCCAGATGGTGCCGTCGCTCGCCGGCGCACCCATGGCGGAATGCAGCCCCGCCCTGCAATCCATGCGCTTCAGTGGCAATGCAGGCCTCGTCGGCTCGGCAGTCAGCCTGCCGATGCTGACCGGCGCCAACGTCACCAACCTCTCCATCGAACAGTCCACGTTCAGCGGCAATGCAACCGCCATCACGGGTGCTGTCTTTGCTGGGTGGGCCGGGGAAAACGCCACAGGCTCCGGAACGATCAGGATCAGTCGCTCGACCTTTTCCAGCAATCGCTCCATGGGATTCGGCGGGGCCGTCACGGTCTTTGGTACCTCATCCAGCACGCCGCTCACCCTGGACATCAACAGCTCCCTATTCGACGGCAATATCGCGGGCAATGGCGCCCTCGCGCTTCCTTTTCCAGCCACTGGTGGTGCTATTGCGCTCAGCAGCAGTTCTGGCAGCGTGAAGGCACGCATCTCGGGAAGCACGTTCCGCAACAACACCGCGGCGATGGGCGGGGGAGCGATTGCCCAGTTTGGCGCCAACTTCCTGGGAAATGCAACCGCTGGAAGTGGTGATGTGCAGATCGAGTCATCCACCTTCAGCGGTAATGTGGCGCCTCTGGGTGGTGCCATTGCCAGCCTTGCGATGTACAGCCCCGTTGGTTCGGGCGGCCCGGTAGCCTCCAGGGCTCACACATTGAGCATCACCAACTCCACCTTCAACGCCAACCAGGCGAAGAACGCAGCCGCGCCGACAGGTGCACCGGAGGGCATCGGCGGTGCCATCGCCAACCTGACCGCCTTCGATGGCAACACATCGGCCGTCACCATCAGGAACTCCACGTTCAGCGGCAACACCAGCGATCAGCAGGGCAGCGCGGTGGCCAACACGACATGGGACATGGCCGGCACATCGGCGCCTGGCACAGGCCGTGGCCAGGCTACGCTGGACATCCAGAGCAGCATTCTCTGGCCCGGCGCCTCGGGAACCGGTCCGGCGACTGTCGTGTTCAATGGAGAGGGCACAGCCACCTCCAGTGATCCCAGCTCCCCTCCCACCAACACCATCACGCCCACCAATCCCGCCACGGGATCGGCTACCACGGTGGTGGCGCACAGCATCATCCAGGGCGGCTGGAGTGCGACCGGTTCGGCCAATCTCGACGCGGATCCCCTGCTCGCCCCGCTCGCCGACAACGGCGGCAGCACCCAGACCATGCTGCCTGCACGGAACAGCCCTGCCATCAATGCGGTGGCCTGCAGTGTGGGCGGCAGCACGGTGGACCAGCGCGGCGAGCCTCGCCCGGATGCGGCGGGCAGCCCGTGCGACATCGGAGCCGTCGAGCTCAAGGTGGGCACGGCCACCGGCAGCACCCAGACACCGGACGGCACGCCCGTCGACGTGACCCTCACCAACCCAGGCGGTGGCGGCGGCAGCACGCCCAGCACCTGCACCCTGCTGCCCGGCAGCCCCAGCATCACCGCCGCGCCGCTGACCGGCGCCCCCGCCGGCTTCAGGTTCCCCTATGGCCAGTTGCGCTTCACGGCAGATCACTGCCCCGTGGGCCAACCCACCCAGGTGACGCTGCAGTTGCCGGCCGGCACCCAGCTTCCCGGCAACGCGCAGATGTTCAAGAAGATCGGTTCCGAGTGGGTGAGCTGGCCAGCCACCATCAGCGGCAACACGGTACGGTTCACGGTAACCGACAGCACCGATCCGTCCACGGCCGCCGCCACCGGCGACAGCGACCCCACGCCCGGCGTGATCACCGATCCGGTGCTGTTCGCAGTGCCCGAAGGATCGGGCGTGACGCCCACCACCACGGCCGTGCCGACATTGAGCCAGTGGGGACTCATGGCACTGTCGGGCCTGCTCGGCCTGTTCGCGTTCGGCAGCGCACGCACCGGGCGCCAGCGCCGCCGCGGTTGA
- a CDS encoding TonB-dependent receptor, which yields MSIHPLLRPLALFSLSPLALAVSAVTAMAQDVPLEPSLGEVVVNASADASAEGLSKPFSGGMVARGARVGILGTQDFMETPFQITSYTQELIANQQAQSVADVLRNAASVRQARGFGNFQEVYVVRGYPLYSDDIAYNGLYGMLPRQYVASQFFERVEVLLGANAFLNGAAPGGSALGGSVNLLPKRAGTEPLTQVSAGVESGGQGFVAADISRRFGPDQSTGVRLNMAQRNGDTAIDRESRKLGMLGLGVDWRSSSVRVSADLGYQDNDLRVGRAQVTPAAGLPTPALPGSTGNYSQPWTYSKEKDLFGTVRAEWDISDEVTAWAAGGVRAGEERNVLTGLTLQDAAGNATTSPFDNHRKDNIRTAEVGVRAKFSTGSIGHQLVASMNSYSGTERNAYGMAAGTPTNLYRPVDVARGTQYLWSGGDLNDPSRVGVVKTRSLALVDTLSFMDGRLLPTVGLRYQKIEQSGFDYSTRELTSEYDKSRVTPMAGVVFKLQPSLSVYASYVEGLQKGETAPASANGQPVLNGGALLQPMRTRQKEVGLKWEQGDMGASAAYFISDKPTSYVRDQVFAENGKERRQGVELNVFGQPLKGLRVLGGVTFLDAKQKQTEGGLLDGKRVIGVPRQQASLGVDWDVPGVRGLALNAQLLYTGSQWADGANTQKVAAWTRTDLGVRYLMPMGDSRLLTLRANLANAFDRNYWASVGGFPGANYLVQSTPRTLAVSATVDF from the coding sequence ATGAGTATCCATCCCCTCCTGCGCCCGCTGGCGCTTTTTTCGTTGAGCCCGCTGGCCCTGGCCGTGAGCGCCGTGACAGCCATGGCGCAGGATGTGCCCCTTGAGCCGAGCCTGGGCGAGGTGGTTGTGAATGCGAGCGCCGACGCGTCGGCGGAGGGCCTCAGCAAGCCATTCTCGGGCGGGATGGTGGCGCGCGGCGCGCGTGTCGGCATCCTCGGCACGCAGGATTTCATGGAGACGCCGTTCCAGATCACCTCGTACACCCAGGAGCTGATCGCCAACCAGCAGGCGCAGAGCGTGGCCGACGTGTTGCGCAACGCGGCCTCCGTACGGCAGGCGCGCGGCTTCGGCAATTTCCAGGAGGTGTACGTGGTGCGCGGCTACCCGCTGTACTCGGACGACATCGCCTACAACGGGCTCTACGGCATGTTGCCCCGCCAATACGTGGCGTCGCAGTTCTTCGAGCGCGTGGAGGTTCTGCTGGGAGCGAACGCGTTCCTGAACGGCGCCGCGCCAGGAGGCTCGGCGTTGGGCGGATCGGTCAACCTGCTGCCCAAGCGTGCAGGCACCGAGCCGCTCACGCAGGTGAGCGCCGGCGTGGAGAGCGGAGGCCAGGGCTTCGTGGCCGCGGACATCTCGCGCCGTTTCGGGCCCGATCAGAGCACCGGCGTGCGGTTGAACATGGCGCAGCGCAATGGCGACACGGCCATCGACCGTGAAAGCCGCAAGCTCGGCATGCTGGGGCTGGGCGTGGACTGGCGCTCGTCCAGCGTGCGCGTGTCGGCGGACCTGGGCTACCAGGACAATGACCTGCGCGTGGGCCGCGCCCAGGTCACGCCGGCCGCAGGGTTGCCGACGCCCGCCCTGCCTGGCAGCACGGGCAACTACTCCCAGCCCTGGACCTATTCCAAGGAGAAGGACCTGTTCGGCACCGTACGCGCCGAATGGGACATCAGCGACGAGGTCACCGCGTGGGCCGCTGGCGGCGTGCGCGCAGGAGAGGAGCGCAACGTGCTTACCGGCCTCACACTGCAGGACGCTGCCGGCAACGCGACCACGTCGCCGTTCGACAACCATCGCAAGGACAACATCCGCACGGCGGAGGTGGGCGTGCGCGCGAAGTTTTCGACGGGCTCGATCGGCCATCAACTGGTCGCGTCGATGAACAGCTACAGCGGCACGGAGCGCAACGCCTACGGCATGGCCGCGGGCACGCCCACCAACCTCTACCGTCCGGTGGACGTGGCGCGCGGCACGCAATACCTGTGGAGCGGAGGCGACCTGAATGATCCATCGCGCGTGGGCGTGGTCAAGACGCGGAGCCTGGCATTGGTCGACACCCTGTCCTTCATGGATGGCAGATTGCTGCCCACCGTCGGCCTGCGCTACCAGAAGATCGAGCAGTCGGGCTTCGACTACAGCACCAGGGAGTTGACGAGCGAGTATGACAAATCACGCGTGACGCCCATGGCCGGGGTCGTGTTCAAGCTGCAGCCGTCGCTGTCGGTGTACGCGAGCTATGTCGAGGGTCTGCAGAAGGGCGAGACGGCACCCGCGAGCGCCAACGGCCAGCCCGTGCTGAATGGCGGCGCCCTGCTGCAGCCCATGCGCACCCGGCAGAAGGAGGTGGGGCTGAAGTGGGAGCAGGGGGACATGGGGGCGAGCGCGGCCTATTTCATCTCCGACAAGCCCACCAGCTACGTGCGCGACCAGGTGTTTGCCGAGAACGGCAAGGAGCGCCGACAGGGCGTGGAGCTCAATGTGTTCGGCCAGCCGCTGAAAGGGCTGCGGGTGCTGGGCGGCGTGACCTTTCTCGATGCCAAGCAGAAGCAGACCGAGGGCGGATTGCTGGACGGCAAGCGCGTGATCGGCGTGCCCCGCCAGCAGGCATCGCTCGGCGTCGACTGGGATGTACCGGGTGTGCGCGGGCTGGCGCTCAATGCCCAGCTGCTCTATACCGGCAGCCAATGGGCGGATGGTGCGAACACGCAGAAGGTGGCGGCCTGGACGCGTACCGACCTGGGCGTGCGTTACCTGATGCCGATGGGCGACTCGCGCCTGCTCACGCTGCGCGCCAATCTGGCCAACGCATTCGACAGGAACTACTGGGCTTCGGTGGGTGGTTTCCCGGGCGCGAACTACCTGGTGCAATCGACGCCGCGCACGCTGGCCGTGAGCGCGACAGTGGACTTCTGA